The Streptomyces sp. NBC_01275 genome has a segment encoding these proteins:
- a CDS encoding maltokinase, translated as MRPSGASVVRSGGSLSALLREWLPRQRWFAGKDRPLADLRMLSMTELYPGCLHLLVHAGQSGVPTPGGTPPAGDCYQLLLGVQQHLSPRLGRALIGRVEEGPLAGLTVHDALQDPRSAHLLLERMRHPGTLGPLSFESDPSVPVPAGLAPRLLEAEQSNTSLVYGDAFILKIFRRIQPGVNPDLEVPVALAGQGCGRVPAPVAWFRTTHPMEATLGVLQPFLPGASDGWTLALESLARGTDFTAEAEELGRATADVHLALAAALPAAPDAEDGRTAAAMTERLEAAAHHVPALRPFVPGLVTAFDALTACDSGPPAQRIHGDLHLGQVLRAGPDWFVIDFEGEPSRPLAERRSAHSPVRDVAGMLRSFDYAARQRRPWRPEWARRCREAYCAGYAARAGWDPRKKHALLRAYETDRAVYEVLYEARNRPDWLPVPMAAIERLAVRGG; from the coding sequence CTGAGACCGAGCGGTGCGAGCGTCGTCCGCTCCGGCGGATCGCTGAGCGCGCTGCTGCGGGAGTGGCTGCCGCGGCAGCGCTGGTTCGCCGGCAAGGACCGGCCGCTCGCCGATCTGCGCATGCTGTCGATGACGGAGCTGTATCCGGGCTGTCTGCATCTGCTGGTGCACGCCGGGCAGTCGGGCGTCCCGACGCCCGGCGGCACTCCCCCGGCCGGCGACTGCTACCAGTTGCTGCTCGGCGTCCAGCAGCATCTGTCGCCGCGGCTGGGCCGTGCGCTGATCGGCAGGGTCGAGGAGGGGCCGCTGGCGGGTCTGACCGTCCATGACGCGTTGCAGGACCCGCGCTCGGCGCATCTGCTCCTGGAGCGGATGCGCCATCCCGGCACGCTCGGTCCGTTGAGCTTCGAGTCCGACCCGTCCGTGCCGGTGCCCGCCGGTCTCGCCCCGCGTCTGCTGGAGGCCGAGCAGTCCAACACGTCGCTGGTGTACGGCGACGCGTTCATCCTGAAGATCTTCCGACGGATCCAGCCCGGAGTGAATCCCGACCTGGAGGTCCCGGTCGCACTGGCCGGGCAGGGGTGCGGCCGGGTGCCCGCGCCGGTGGCGTGGTTCCGTACGACGCATCCCATGGAGGCCACGCTCGGCGTGCTCCAGCCGTTCCTGCCCGGCGCCTCGGACGGCTGGACGCTGGCGCTGGAGTCCCTCGCCCGCGGGACCGACTTCACGGCGGAGGCCGAGGAGCTGGGGCGGGCCACGGCCGACGTGCATCTCGCGCTGGCCGCGGCGCTCCCGGCCGCCCCGGACGCCGAGGACGGGCGTACGGCGGCGGCGATGACGGAGCGGCTGGAGGCGGCCGCGCACCATGTGCCGGCGCTGCGCCCGTTCGTGCCCGGCCTCGTCACCGCCTTCGACGCGCTCACCGCCTGCGACTCCGGCCCGCCCGCCCAGCGGATCCACGGCGACCTGCATCTCGGGCAGGTGCTGCGCGCCGGACCCGACTGGTTCGTCATCGACTTCGAGGGCGAGCCGTCCCGTCCGCTGGCCGAGCGGCGCAGCGCCCACTCGCCGGTGCGGGACGTCGCCGGCATGCTGCGCTCCTTCGACTACGCGGCCCGGCAGCGGCGTCCGTGGCGTCCGGAGTGGGCCCGTCGCTGCCGGGAGGCCTACTGCGCGGGCTACGCGGCCCGGGCGGGCTGGGACCCCCGTAAGAAACACGCTCTGCTGCGCGCCTACGAAACGGACCGGGCCGTGTACGAAGTGCTGTACGAGGCTCGTAACCGCCCCGACTGGCTGCCCGTACCCATGGCGGCGATCGAACGACTCGCCGTCCGAGGAGGCTGA
- the treS gene encoding maltose alpha-D-glucosyltransferase, translating to MTVNSPVPDTFEDTPAKDRDPEWFKRAVFYEVLVRSFQDSNGDGVGDLKGITAKLDYLQWLGVDCLWLPPFFKSPLRDGGYDVSDYTSVLPEFGDLADFVEFVDAAHQRGMRVIIDFVMNHTSDQHPWFQESRKDPDGPYGDYYMWANDDKQYADARIIFVDTEVSNWTFDPVRKQYFFHRFFSHQPDLNYENPAVQEEILAALRFWLDLGIDGFRLDAVPYLYAAEGTNCENLPATHEFLRRVRREIDVMYPDTVILAEANQWPEDVVDYFGDYASGGDECHMAFHFPVMPRIFMAVRRESRYPVSEILAKTPAIPSRCQWGIFLRNHDELTLEMVTDEERDYMYAEYAKDPRMRANIGIRRRLAPLLDNDRNQIELFTALLLSLPGSPILYYGDEIGMGDNIWLGDRDAVRTPMQWTPDRNAGFSSCDPGRLSLPTIMDPVYGYQVTNVEASMADPSSLLHWTRRMIEIRKQNPAFGLGTYTELQSSNGAVLAFLREYEDDLVLCVHNFSRFAQPTELDLRQFDGRHPVELFGGVRFPAIGELPYLLTLAGHGFYWFRLTRAASRLGRRR from the coding sequence ATGACCGTCAACTCACCTGTTCCGGACACCTTCGAGGACACTCCCGCCAAGGACCGCGACCCCGAGTGGTTCAAACGCGCCGTCTTCTACGAGGTCCTCGTCCGCTCCTTCCAGGACAGCAACGGCGACGGCGTCGGCGACCTCAAGGGCATCACCGCCAAACTCGACTACCTGCAATGGCTCGGAGTCGACTGCCTCTGGCTCCCGCCCTTCTTCAAATCGCCCCTGAGGGACGGCGGCTACGACGTCTCCGACTACACCTCCGTCCTCCCGGAATTCGGCGACCTCGCCGACTTCGTCGAATTCGTCGACGCCGCACACCAGCGCGGCATGCGCGTCATCATCGACTTCGTCATGAACCACACCAGCGACCAGCACCCGTGGTTTCAGGAATCGCGCAAAGACCCCGACGGACCCTACGGCGACTACTACATGTGGGCGAACGACGACAAGCAGTACGCCGACGCCCGCATCATCTTCGTCGACACCGAGGTCTCCAACTGGACCTTCGACCCGGTCCGCAAGCAGTACTTCTTCCACCGCTTCTTCTCCCACCAGCCGGACCTCAACTACGAGAACCCGGCCGTGCAGGAGGAGATCCTGGCCGCGCTCAGGTTCTGGCTGGACCTGGGCATCGACGGCTTCCGGCTGGACGCCGTGCCGTATCTCTACGCGGCCGAGGGCACCAACTGCGAGAACCTGCCGGCCACGCACGAGTTCCTCAGGCGGGTGCGCCGGGAGATCGACGTGATGTACCCGGACACGGTGATCCTGGCGGAGGCCAACCAGTGGCCCGAGGACGTCGTCGACTACTTCGGCGACTACGCCTCCGGCGGCGACGAATGCCACATGGCCTTCCACTTCCCCGTCATGCCCCGCATCTTCATGGCCGTACGACGCGAATCCCGCTACCCCGTCTCGGAAATCCTCGCCAAGACCCCCGCGATCCCCTCCCGCTGCCAATGGGGCATCTTCCTGCGCAACCACGACGAGCTCACCCTCGAAATGGTCACCGACGAAGAACGCGACTACATGTACGCGGAATACGCCAAAGACCCGCGCATGCGCGCCAACATCGGCATCCGCCGCCGCCTCGCCCCCCTGCTGGACAACGACCGCAACCAGATCGAGCTCTTCACCGCCCTCCTCCTCTCCCTCCCCGGCTCGCCGATCCTCTACTACGGCGACGAGATCGGCATGGGCGACAACATCTGGCTCGGCGACCGCGACGCCGTGCGCACCCCCATGCAGTGGACACCGGATCGCAACGCGGGCTTCTCGTCCTGCGATCCGGGACGGCTGTCCCTGCCGACGATCATGGACCCGGTCTACGGCTATCAGGTCACCAACGTCGAGGCGTCCATGGCCGACCCGTCGTCGCTGCTGCACTGGACCCGGCGGATGATCGAGATCCGCAAGCAGAACCCGGCGTTCGGCCTCGGGACGTACACCGAACTGCAGTCCTCCAACGGGGCCGTCCTCGCCTTCCTGCGCGAATACGAGGACGACCTGGTCCTGTGCGTGCACAACTTCTCCCGCTTCGCACAGCCCACCGAGCTGGACCTGCGGCAGTTCGACGGGCGGCACCCCGTCGAGCTGTTCGGCGGCGTCCGTTTCCCCGCCATCGGCGAACTGCCCTATCTGCTCACCCTCGCGGGCCACGGCTTCTACTGGTTCCGGCTCACCCGAGCCGCGTCCCGGCTCGGTCGGCGCCGGTGA
- a CDS encoding alpha-1,4-glucan--maltose-1-phosphate maltosyltransferase — MSSTPVIGRIPVREVRPAVEGGRRPAKAVAGETFQVTATVFREGHDAVAANVVLRGPRGRRGPWTPMRELAPGTDRWGADVTPDAPGRWTYTVEAWSDPVATWRRHARIKIPAGLDVGLVLEEGAELYERAAAGVPKGRARTTVAKAARALGDDRLPVSARLAAASTPEVDAVLERYPLRELLTSSEPLPLLVERERALFGSWYEFFPRSEGTPERPHGTFRTAARRLPAIAAMGFDVVYLPPIHPIGATCRKGRNNTLDATPDDVGVPWAIGSPEGGHDAVHPDLGTLDDFAWFVQQAQDLGLEIALDFALQCSPDHPWVEKHPEWFHHRPDGTIAHAENPPKKYQDIYPVAFDADLDGLIAETLRVLRHWMSYGVRIFRVDNPHTKPVVFWERVIAEINAADPDVVFLAEAFTRPAMMRTLAEIGFQQSYTYFTWRNTKQELTDYFTELSGESAASMRPNLFANTPDILHAYLQHGGPPAFAIRAVLAATLSPTWGLYSGYELYENTPLKNGGEEYLDSEKYQLRPRDWAAAEREGRTLAPLVTQLNDIRRRHPALQRLRNLRFHHTDNDSVIAYSKRTDADAVVVVVNLDAHHTQEATVSLDMPQLGLDHGASLSVHDELTGETYAWGRDNYVRLEPGRTPAHVFHVR; from the coding sequence ATGAGCTCGACCCCGGTCATCGGCCGCATCCCGGTCCGCGAGGTGCGGCCCGCGGTGGAGGGCGGCAGGCGCCCGGCCAAGGCCGTCGCGGGGGAAACATTCCAGGTGACGGCGACCGTGTTCCGCGAGGGGCACGACGCGGTCGCCGCCAACGTCGTCCTGCGCGGCCCCCGGGGGCGCCGCGGCCCGTGGACGCCGATGCGTGAACTCGCCCCCGGCACCGACCGGTGGGGCGCGGACGTCACGCCGGACGCGCCGGGCCGGTGGACGTACACGGTCGAGGCCTGGAGCGATCCGGTCGCCACCTGGCGGCGCCACGCCCGGATCAAGATCCCGGCCGGCCTCGATGTCGGGCTGGTCCTGGAAGAGGGCGCCGAGCTGTATGAACGGGCGGCCGCCGGCGTGCCGAAGGGACGGGCCCGCACCACGGTCGCGAAGGCGGCACGCGCCCTGGGCGACGACCGACTGCCGGTCTCGGCCCGGCTTGCGGCGGCGTCGACGCCGGAGGTGGACGCGGTTCTGGAGCGGTATCCGCTGCGGGAACTGCTCACCTCCTCCGAGCCGTTGCCGCTGCTGGTGGAGCGGGAGCGGGCGCTGTTCGGGTCGTGGTACGAGTTCTTCCCGCGTTCCGAGGGCACCCCCGAGCGCCCGCACGGCACCTTCCGCACCGCCGCCCGCAGACTCCCCGCGATCGCCGCCATGGGCTTCGACGTCGTCTACCTCCCGCCCATCCACCCCATCGGCGCCACCTGCCGCAAGGGCCGCAACAACACCCTCGACGCCACCCCCGACGACGTCGGCGTCCCCTGGGCCATCGGCTCCCCCGAAGGCGGACACGACGCCGTCCACCCCGACCTCGGCACCCTCGACGACTTCGCCTGGTTCGTACAGCAAGCCCAGGACCTCGGCCTCGAGATCGCCCTCGACTTCGCCCTCCAGTGCTCCCCCGACCACCCCTGGGTGGAGAAGCACCCCGAGTGGTTCCACCACCGCCCCGACGGCACCATCGCCCACGCCGAGAACCCGCCCAAGAAGTACCAGGACATCTACCCCGTCGCCTTCGACGCCGACCTCGACGGCCTCATCGCCGAGACCCTCCGCGTCCTGCGCCACTGGATGTCCTACGGGGTACGGATCTTCCGCGTCGACAACCCCCACACCAAACCCGTCGTCTTCTGGGAACGCGTCATCGCCGAGATCAACGCCGCCGACCCCGACGTCGTCTTCCTCGCCGAGGCCTTCACCCGCCCCGCCATGATGCGCACCCTCGCCGAGATCGGCTTCCAGCAGTCCTACACCTACTTCACCTGGCGCAACACCAAACAGGAGCTCACCGACTACTTCACCGAGCTCTCCGGCGAGTCGGCCGCCTCCATGCGGCCCAACCTCTTCGCCAACACCCCCGACATCCTCCACGCATACCTCCAGCACGGCGGCCCGCCCGCCTTCGCCATCCGCGCCGTCCTCGCCGCCACCCTCTCCCCCACCTGGGGCCTCTACAGCGGCTACGAACTCTACGAGAACACCCCCCTCAAAAACGGCGGCGAGGAATACCTCGACTCCGAGAAATACCAGCTCAGGCCACGCGACTGGGCAGCCGCCGAACGCGAGGGCCGCACCCTCGCCCCCCTCGTCACCCAGCTCAACGACATCCGACGCCGTCACCCCGCCCTCCAACGGCTCAGGAACCTCCGCTTCCACCACACCGACAACGACTCCGTCATCGCGTACAGCAAGCGCACGGACGCGGACGCGGTGGTGGTCGTCGTCAACCTCGACGCGCACCACACCCAGGAAGCCACCGTCTCGTTGGACATGCCGCAACTCGGCCTGGACCACGGCGCGTCCCTGTCCGTGCACGACGAACTGACCGGTGAGACCTACGCCTGGGGCAGGGACAACTACGTGCGCCTGGAGCCCGGCCGGACGCCTGCCCACGTGTTCCACGTCCGGTGA
- a CDS encoding DUF5133 domain-containing protein, with amino-acid sequence MLLPAKTEVARQLRRYRAWERVMLASPADRAARATFEDSGYTLCVLMGKRCAREAADAAERYLRTTAAAYLQEQDVRPRSAAPVRCAARPTVHPAAAGL; translated from the coding sequence ATGCTGCTACCGGCCAAGACCGAGGTCGCCCGGCAGTTGCGGCGGTATCGGGCGTGGGAACGCGTGATGCTCGCGTCCCCCGCCGATCGCGCGGCGCGGGCCACTTTCGAGGACTCCGGCTACACCCTGTGCGTGCTGATGGGCAAGCGCTGCGCGCGCGAGGCCGCGGACGCGGCGGAGCGCTATCTGCGCACGACCGCGGCCGCGTATCTGCAGGAGCAGGATGTACGGCCCCGGTCGGCCGCTCCCGTGCGGTGCGCTGCCCGGCCGACGGTCCACCCCGCTGCGGCGGGGCTGTAA
- a CDS encoding pep a2, translating into MKTAVPCYYHLDVDVSPERVGQVRRILAAHLRHWDLDTLVEPVCRGTGMLLTAIDEHATDKDISIEMWWNGQHLITAIGGDDRDLRPDQDLRGCLERIAAMSDGWGCCTTDTGGKVIWFSQRARAGGRVPLVPTGPFPALREGLQVPRELSAAALAAAPADEERGVLEGAR; encoded by the coding sequence ATGAAGACCGCAGTCCCCTGCTACTACCACCTCGACGTGGACGTCAGTCCGGAACGGGTCGGACAGGTCAGGCGCATCCTGGCCGCTCATCTCAGACACTGGGACCTGGACACGCTCGTCGAACCCGTCTGCCGCGGCACGGGAATGCTGCTGACGGCCATCGACGAGCACGCCACCGACAAGGACATCTCGATCGAGATGTGGTGGAACGGCCAGCATCTGATCACAGCCATCGGCGGCGACGACCGCGATCTGCGCCCGGACCAGGACCTGCGCGGCTGCCTGGAACGCATCGCCGCGATGAGCGACGGGTGGGGCTGCTGCACCACCGACACCGGCGGGAAGGTGATCTGGTTCTCGCAGCGGGCCCGTGCCGGCGGGCGCGTCCCGCTGGTGCCCACCGGGCCGTTCCCGGCCCTGCGCGAGGGGCTCCAGGTGCCCCGCGAACTGTCGGCGGCCGCACTGGCCGCCGCCCCGGCGGACGAGGAGCGCGGCGTCCTGGAGGGCGCACGGTGA
- the glgX gene encoding glycogen debranching protein GlgX translates to MPVWSGHPYPLGADFDGHGTNFALFSEVAERVDLVLVDDDGSAREIALTEVDGFVWHAYLPGIGPGQRYGYRVHGPWDPAAGHRCNPAKLLLDPYARAVEGQIDNHASLFERAGDRPDPADSAGHTLLGVVTEPAFDWGDDAPRRRPYADTVIYEAHVRGLTRTHPDVPPALRGTYAGLAHPAVTGHLTSLGVTAIELMPVHQYVQDGVLTDRGLSNYWGYNTIGFFAPHHAYAADGARGEQVTEFKTMVKALHAAGLEVILDVVYNHTAEGNEKGPTLSFRGIDNASYYRLVDGDWAHYYDTTGTGNSLLMRHPYVLQLIMDSLRYWVTEMHVDGFRFDLAATLARQFHEVDRLSAFFDLIQQDPVISRVKLIAEPWDVGEGGYQVGNFPPLWSEWNGRYRDAVRDFWRAEPGSLGEFASRLTGSSDLYAHSRRRPRASVNFVTAHDGFTLRDLVSYNAKHNEANGEGNRDGESDNRSWNCGVEGPTDDPAVLTLRARQQRNLLATLLLSQGIPMLCHGDELGRTQRGNNNAYCQDNRVSWIDWRPTAEQQGLTDFCRRLLALRAAHPVLRRRRFFHGETVTHAGQPLPDLVWLLPDAREMSRREWQRSDAHSVGVFLNGDAIAEPDPRGRPVVDDSFLLLLNSYWEPVVFRLPGTAYGERWTVCADTVEPDGGRDETEYKAGAEAPVEARSLIVLSRPPRRSE, encoded by the coding sequence GTGCCCGTCTGGAGCGGGCACCCCTACCCGTTGGGCGCCGACTTCGACGGGCACGGCACCAACTTCGCGCTGTTCAGCGAGGTCGCCGAGCGCGTCGATCTGGTTCTCGTCGACGACGACGGCAGCGCCCGCGAGATCGCGCTGACCGAGGTCGACGGCTTCGTCTGGCACGCCTACCTGCCCGGGATCGGCCCCGGACAGCGCTACGGCTACCGGGTGCACGGGCCCTGGGACCCGGCCGCCGGTCACCGCTGCAACCCCGCGAAGCTGCTCCTGGACCCCTACGCGCGCGCCGTCGAGGGCCAGATCGACAACCACGCCTCCCTCTTCGAGCGCGCGGGCGACCGCCCCGACCCGGCGGACAGCGCCGGGCACACGCTGCTCGGCGTGGTCACCGAGCCCGCCTTCGACTGGGGCGACGACGCGCCGCGCCGACGGCCGTACGCGGACACGGTGATCTACGAGGCCCATGTGCGCGGGCTGACCCGCACCCACCCCGACGTCCCGCCCGCCCTGCGCGGCACCTACGCCGGCCTCGCGCACCCGGCGGTCACCGGGCACCTCACCTCGCTGGGCGTGACCGCGATCGAGCTGATGCCGGTCCACCAGTACGTGCAGGACGGCGTGCTGACGGACCGGGGCCTGTCGAACTACTGGGGCTACAACACCATCGGCTTCTTCGCCCCGCACCACGCCTACGCCGCCGACGGCGCCCGCGGCGAGCAGGTCACCGAGTTCAAGACCATGGTGAAGGCGCTGCACGCGGCCGGGCTCGAGGTGATTCTCGACGTCGTCTACAACCACACTGCCGAGGGCAACGAGAAGGGCCCCACCCTCTCCTTCCGGGGCATCGACAACGCCTCCTACTACCGGCTCGTGGACGGCGACTGGGCGCACTACTACGACACCACCGGCACCGGCAACAGCCTGCTCATGCGGCACCCGTACGTCCTTCAGCTGATCATGGACTCGCTGCGGTACTGGGTGACCGAGATGCACGTCGACGGCTTCCGCTTCGACCTCGCGGCCACGCTGGCCCGGCAGTTCCACGAGGTGGACCGGCTGTCGGCGTTCTTCGACCTCATCCAGCAGGACCCGGTGATCAGCCGCGTCAAACTGATCGCCGAACCCTGGGACGTCGGCGAGGGCGGCTACCAGGTGGGCAACTTCCCGCCCCTGTGGTCGGAGTGGAACGGCCGCTACCGCGACGCCGTACGGGACTTCTGGCGCGCGGAACCCGGCTCGCTCGGCGAGTTCGCCTCCCGGCTCACCGGTTCCTCCGACCTGTACGCCCACAGCAGGCGCCGCCCGCGCGCCAGCGTCAACTTCGTGACCGCGCACGACGGGTTCACCCTGCGCGACCTCGTCTCGTACAACGCCAAGCACAACGAGGCCAACGGCGAGGGGAACCGGGACGGCGAGAGCGACAACCGGTCCTGGAACTGCGGGGTCGAGGGCCCCACCGACGACCCGGCCGTCCTCACCCTGCGCGCCCGCCAGCAGCGCAACCTCCTCGCCACGCTGCTGCTGTCCCAGGGCATCCCGATGCTGTGCCACGGCGACGAACTCGGCCGCACCCAGCGCGGCAACAACAACGCCTACTGCCAGGACAACCGGGTCTCCTGGATCGACTGGCGGCCGACCGCCGAGCAGCAGGGCCTCACGGACTTCTGCCGGCGCCTGCTCGCCCTGCGCGCCGCCCACCCCGTCCTGCGGCGGCGGCGCTTCTTCCACGGCGAGACCGTCACGCACGCCGGGCAGCCGCTGCCCGACCTGGTCTGGCTGCTGCCGGACGCACGGGAGATGAGCAGACGGGAGTGGCAGCGCTCCGACGCCCACAGCGTCGGCGTCTTCCTCAACGGCGACGCCATCGCCGAACCCGACCCCCGGGGCCGGCCCGTCGTCGACGACTCCTTCCTGCTGCTGCTCAACAGCTACTGGGAGCCCGTCGTCTTCCGGCTCCCCGGCACCGCGTACGGCGAGCGCTGGACGGTGTGCGCCGACACCGTGGAGCCCGACGGCGGCCGGGACGAGACGGAGTACAAGGCGGGCGCGGAGGCGCCGGTGGAGGCCCGCAGCCTGATCGTGCTGTCGCGTCCGCCGCGCCGCTCGGAGTAG
- a CDS encoding VOC family protein: protein MNASAENHRPTSAPARARGVSTHSVFGAPCWVSLTSRDLEATQEFYRAVLGWQWHRGALGDHFRTALVDGVPVAGIAAVASMWQMAVAWTPYFAVPSADVAASRTRERGGTVAVGPISLPPGRAALLADREGATFGIWEGQLIGNWEAWRQAAPAFIRLHTRDAFDSAIFYGEILDWASDRPGCCEVRYEGGEVVLRSRGEVVARIESGALEAAPDPTIRPHWQVHFSVADAAACARTAEKHGGSVLSETADEAVLRDPDGAQFTVTVHRQR from the coding sequence ATGAACGCGAGCGCCGAGAACCACCGCCCGACGTCCGCCCCCGCCAGGGCCCGGGGCGTCTCCACGCACTCCGTGTTCGGCGCGCCCTGCTGGGTGAGCCTGACCAGCCGCGACCTGGAGGCCACCCAGGAGTTCTACAGGGCCGTCCTGGGCTGGCAGTGGCACCGGGGCGCGCTCGGCGACCACTTCCGGACCGCACTGGTCGACGGGGTCCCGGTCGCCGGGATCGCCGCCGTCGCCTCGATGTGGCAGATGGCGGTCGCCTGGACGCCGTACTTCGCGGTGCCCAGCGCGGACGTCGCCGCGTCCCGGACCCGGGAGCGGGGCGGGACCGTGGCCGTGGGGCCTATCTCGCTGCCGCCGGGCCGGGCCGCGCTGCTGGCCGACCGGGAAGGCGCGACCTTCGGCATCTGGGAGGGGCAGCTGATCGGCAACTGGGAGGCCTGGCGGCAGGCGGCGCCCGCGTTCATCCGGCTGCACACCCGCGACGCCTTCGACTCCGCCATCTTCTACGGCGAGATCCTCGACTGGGCCTCGGACCGCCCCGGCTGCTGCGAGGTGCGCTACGAGGGCGGCGAGGTGGTGCTGCGCAGCCGGGGAGAGGTCGTGGCCCGGATCGAGTCGGGCGCGCTGGAGGCGGCCCCCGACCCGACGATCCGGCCGCACTGGCAGGTCCACTTCTCCGTCGCGGACGCGGCGGCCTGCGCGCGGACCGCGGAGAAGCACGGCGGCAGCGTGCTGAGCGAGACGGCGGACGAGGCCGTGCTGCGGGATCCGGACGGCGCCCAGTTCACGGTGACGGTGCACCGACAGCGCTGA
- a CDS encoding SigB/SigF/SigG family RNA polymerase sigma factor → MRTTVRTQRHPHDDAPDTAESFTRLAALPDGAERRALKDELVRLWLPMAERIAVRFRGRGEALEDLYQVAALGLVKAVDHYDPERGRAFEAYAVPTVTGEIKRHFRDHMWTLHVPRRVQDLRNRVRRAGKELSQTIPGRAPTVAEIAAYAQLSEDEVRTGMEALECFTALSLEAEMPGTDGYALEDTLGRSDPGYDAVVDRAAVAPCLRALPDRERTILYLRFFQGMTQSRIAEQLGISQMHVSRLLNGCFARLREEIVAEAG, encoded by the coding sequence ATGCGTACCACCGTCAGAACCCAGCGGCACCCACACGACGACGCCCCGGACACCGCCGAGTCCTTCACCCGGCTCGCGGCGCTGCCCGACGGAGCGGAGCGCCGGGCGCTCAAGGACGAGCTGGTCCGGCTCTGGCTGCCGATGGCCGAGCGGATCGCCGTCCGCTTCCGGGGGCGCGGGGAGGCTCTCGAGGATCTCTACCAGGTGGCGGCCCTGGGACTCGTCAAGGCCGTCGACCACTACGACCCCGAGCGCGGCCGCGCCTTCGAGGCGTACGCGGTGCCCACGGTCACCGGGGAGATCAAGCGCCACTTCCGCGACCACATGTGGACGCTGCATGTGCCGCGCCGGGTCCAGGACCTGCGCAACCGGGTGCGGCGCGCCGGGAAGGAGCTGTCCCAGACGATCCCCGGACGAGCCCCCACCGTCGCCGAGATCGCCGCGTACGCGCAGCTCAGCGAGGACGAGGTGCGCACCGGCATGGAGGCTCTGGAGTGCTTCACCGCGCTGTCGCTGGAGGCCGAGATGCCCGGCACCGACGGCTACGCCCTGGAGGACACCCTGGGCCGCTCCGACCCCGGCTACGACGCCGTCGTCGACCGGGCGGCCGTCGCCCCGTGTCTGCGCGCGCTGCCGGACCGCGAGCGGACCATCCTCTATCTGCGCTTCTTCCAGGGCATGACACAGAGCCGGATCGCCGAGCAGCTGGGCATCTCGCAGATGCACGTCTCGCGCCTGCTCAACGGCTGCTTCGCACGGCTGCGCGAGGAGATCGTCGCCGAGGCGGGCTGA
- a CDS encoding MarR family winged helix-turn-helix transcriptional regulator → MDQETFPEELADALVGVQRLLRRRLRAGLTVPRLRGAEVELLRLVEARPGIGVSDAAKELYLAGNSVSTLVNQLVKDGYLVRETDPADRRAARLLLTEAAQARLRAWKERRAALVRGQVARLDAADQEALRAALPALRTLAVNLHEEAEDS, encoded by the coding sequence GTGGATCAGGAGACCTTTCCGGAAGAGCTGGCCGACGCGCTCGTCGGCGTCCAGCGGCTGCTCAGACGCCGGCTGCGCGCCGGGCTGACCGTGCCGCGGCTGCGCGGCGCCGAGGTCGAGCTGCTGCGCCTCGTCGAGGCCAGGCCCGGCATCGGCGTATCGGACGCCGCCAAGGAGCTGTACCTCGCCGGCAACTCCGTCTCGACCCTCGTCAACCAGCTGGTCAAGGACGGCTACCTGGTCCGCGAGACCGACCCCGCCGACCGGCGCGCCGCCCGTCTGCTGCTCACCGAGGCGGCGCAGGCCCGGCTGCGGGCCTGGAAGGAGCGGCGCGCCGCGCTCGTGCGCGGACAGGTCGCCCGGCTCGACGCCGCCGACCAGGAAGCCCTGCGCGCCGCGCTCCCGGCGCTGCGCACGCTCGCCGTCAACCTGCACGAGGAGGCCGAGGACTCATGA